Proteins from one Alysiella filiformis genomic window:
- the serS gene encoding serine--tRNA ligase: protein MLDVQLLRNDVHAVAARLAGRGFALDTHQFNELEAQRKQLQVQSEELQAQVNVLSKQIGELMKQGKRDEAETAKTQVAEIKKQQEQLNQTLPNIQAALDDLLLSVPNLPHESVPVGADETENVEIRKIGTPKTFDFAVKDHVDLGAALGLDFETAAQLSGARFSLMKGQIARLHRALAQFMLDTHTTQHGYTECYTPYIVSDSTLIGTGQLPKFGEDLFHVTRGGDESKLTQYLIPTAEVTLTNTVRERVLPESDLPIKLTAHSPCFRSEAGSHGKDTRGLIRQHQFDKVEMVQIVHPDKSYDALEEMVGHAEKILQLLELPYRVIVLCTGDMGFGATKTYDLEVWVPAQNTYREISSCSNCEDFQARRMKARFKDENGKNRLVHTLNGSGLAVGRALVAVLENHQNADGSINIPVALRPYLGGAEKLGG from the coding sequence ATGTTGGACGTTCAATTATTACGCAATGATGTTCACGCAGTGGCGGCACGTTTGGCAGGTCGCGGTTTTGCGTTGGATACCCATCAATTCAATGAATTGGAGGCACAACGCAAACAACTGCAAGTGCAAAGCGAAGAATTACAAGCCCAAGTTAATGTTTTATCAAAACAAATTGGCGAATTGATGAAACAAGGCAAACGCGATGAAGCCGAAACCGCCAAAACCCAAGTGGCTGAAATCAAAAAGCAACAAGAACAACTCAACCAAACCCTGCCCAACATTCAGGCAGCTTTGGACGATTTGCTGTTGAGCGTACCCAATTTGCCACACGAAAGCGTGCCTGTGGGCGCAGACGAAACCGAAAATGTGGAAATCCGCAAAATCGGTACACCCAAAACCTTTGATTTTGCTGTAAAAGACCATGTGGATTTGGGCGCGGCTTTGGGTTTGGATTTTGAAACAGCCGCACAATTATCGGGCGCACGTTTTTCATTGATGAAAGGGCAAATTGCGCGTTTGCATCGCGCTTTGGCGCAGTTTATGCTGGACACGCACACCACGCAACACGGCTACACCGAATGCTACACCCCCTATATTGTGAGCGATTCCACGCTGATTGGCACGGGTCAGTTGCCCAAATTTGGCGAAGATTTGTTCCACGTTACGCGCGGCGGCGATGAATCCAAATTGACGCAATATTTAATTCCCACCGCCGAGGTTACACTCACCAACACCGTGCGCGAGCGCGTGCTGCCTGAAAGCGATTTGCCGATTAAATTGACCGCCCATTCGCCCTGTTTCCGCAGCGAAGCAGGTTCACATGGCAAAGACACACGCGGTTTGATTCGCCAGCACCAATTTGACAAAGTGGAAATGGTACAAATCGTCCACCCCGACAAATCGTATGACGCGCTGGAAGAAATGGTGGGACACGCAGAAAAAATCTTGCAATTACTGGAATTGCCCTATCGCGTGATTGTGTTGTGTACGGGCGACATGGGCTTTGGCGCAACCAAAACCTACGATTTGGAAGTGTGGGTGCCAGCACAAAACACCTATCGTGAAATTTCAAGCTGTTCAAATTGCGAAGATTTCCAAGCACGCCGCATGAAAGCCCGTTTTAAAGATGAAAATGGCAAAAACCGTTTGGTGCATACTTTGAACGGTTCAGGTTTGGCGGTGGGGCGCGCTTTGGTGGCGGTGTTGGAAAACCACCAAAATGCCGATGGTTCAATCAACATTCCTGTGGCATTGCGTCCGTATTTGGGTGGCGCGGAGAAATTGGGTGGTTAA
- the rpmG gene encoding 50S ribosomal protein L33, translating to MRDKIKLESTAGTGHFYTTTKNKRTMPGKMEIKKFDPVARKHVIYKETKLK from the coding sequence ATGCGCGATAAAATCAAATTGGAATCCACCGCAGGTACAGGTCATTTCTACACCACCACCAAAAACAAACGCACCATGCCTGGCAAAATGGAAATCAAAAAATTTGACCCCGTTGCCCGCAAACACGTTATTTACAAAGAAACCAAATTGAAATAA
- a CDS encoding TetR/AcrR family transcriptional regulator — translation MNASKNSTYQRIIDASLKLFNENGERATSTNHIAAHLSISPGNLYYHFANKDEIIMQLFKRYSGAMLDYLSNTPLPENVVGCVDYMNGVLAIMWDYRFLFSDVNTLLNRSAAFLGEHNEFTHVQIAPLLVKLLTKLQESQLIQIDEIGKQDLAINMWMITKYWFDFDNSMNKGQFDENSKSRGIYRTLSLLRPYLLQAHIGEFDALLGKIEADNRV, via the coding sequence ATGAATGCCAGTAAAAACAGCACCTACCAGCGCATTATTGACGCCAGTTTAAAATTGTTTAACGAAAACGGCGAACGCGCCACCAGCACCAATCACATTGCTGCCCATTTGAGCATTAGCCCAGGTAATTTGTATTACCACTTTGCCAACAAAGATGAAATCATCATGCAGTTGTTCAAACGTTACAGTGGCGCGATGTTGGACTATTTGAGCAACACCCCCCTGCCTGAAAACGTGGTCGGTTGCGTGGACTACATGAACGGCGTGTTGGCAATCATGTGGGATTATCGCTTTTTGTTCAGCGATGTGAACACGCTGCTCAATCGCAGTGCCGCATTTTTGGGCGAACACAATGAATTTACCCATGTGCAAATTGCCCCATTGTTGGTTAAACTGCTGACCAAATTGCAAGAATCCCAACTGATTCAAATTGACGAAATCGGCAAACAAGACTTGGCAATCAATATGTGGATGATTACCAAATACTGGTTTGATTTTGACAATTCCATGAACAAAGGGCAGTTTGACGAAAACTCCAAATCACGCGGCATTTATCGCACATTGAGTTTGTTGCGCCCCTATCTTTTGCAAGCGCACATTGGCGAATTTGACGCATTGTTGGGCAAAATTGAAGCCGATAATCGCGTTTAA
- the rpmB gene encoding 50S ribosomal protein L28 translates to MARVCKVTGKRPMSGNNVSHANNKTKRRFLPNLQSRRFWVESENRWVRLRLSNAALRTIDKNGIDAVLAELRANGEAI, encoded by the coding sequence ATGGCACGAGTTTGCAAAGTAACGGGTAAACGCCCGATGTCAGGCAACAATGTATCACACGCCAACAACAAAACCAAACGCCGTTTTTTGCCAAATTTGCAATCACGCCGTTTTTGGGTTGAAAGCGAAAACCGTTGGGTGCGTTTGCGCCTGTCTAACGCAGCTTTGCGTACCATTGACAAAAATGGCATTGACGCGGTTTTGGCTGAATTGCGCGCCAATGGCGAAGCAATCTAA
- a CDS encoding LysR family transcriptional regulator, translated as MESIIELRHLRTLVALAETGSVSLAAQRVFLTQSALSHQIRVLENHFETPLFERKTMPLRFTPAGERLLKLAHELLPRVAHAERDLMQIIGGEAGELRLAVECHTCFEWLMPAMGEFRPKWQQVELDIVSGFQADPVGLLLAHRADLAIVSEAEPIAGIAYQPLFSYEMVGICAPDHALAHKAIWDANDFAHETLITYPVPDDMLDLLRKILLPKGINPTRRHSELTIAIVQLVASRRGLAALPYWAVMPYLEKNYVVARQITEHKLHSELYAAMRVEDEKHIYLNDFCEIVRQQSFANLVGLRPLEMGFQAA; from the coding sequence ATGGAATCCATCATTGAATTGCGCCACTTGCGAACTTTGGTCGCCTTGGCAGAAACAGGCAGCGTGTCGCTGGCGGCGCAACGGGTTTTTCTGACCCAATCCGCCCTATCGCACCAAATTCGCGTATTGGAAAACCATTTTGAAACCCCCCTTTTTGAACGCAAAACCATGCCCCTGCGATTCACACCTGCTGGCGAACGCCTGCTCAAATTGGCACACGAACTGCTGCCACGCGTTGCCCATGCCGAGCGCGATTTAATGCAAATCATCGGCGGCGAAGCAGGCGAATTGCGCTTGGCAGTAGAATGCCACACCTGTTTTGAATGGCTCATGCCCGCCATGGGCGAGTTTCGCCCCAAATGGCAGCAGGTGGAATTGGACATCGTATCGGGTTTTCAGGCAGACCCAGTGGGTTTATTGTTGGCGCATCGTGCAGATTTGGCAATCGTTTCCGAAGCCGAACCCATAGCAGGCATTGCCTACCAGCCGCTTTTTTCGTATGAAATGGTGGGCATTTGCGCCCCCGACCACGCCCTTGCCCACAAAGCCATTTGGGACGCAAACGATTTTGCCCACGAAACACTGATAACCTATCCCGTTCCAGATGATATGCTTGATTTATTAAGAAAAATTTTGCTCCCCAAAGGCATCAACCCCACACGCCGCCACAGCGAACTCACCATTGCCATAGTGCAACTGGTTGCCAGTCGGCGCGGATTGGCGGCATTGCCCTATTGGGCGGTCATGCCCTATTTGGAAAAAAACTACGTTGTCGCACGCCAAATTACCGAACACAAATTGCACAGCGAACTGTATGCCGCCATGCGCGTGGAAGACGAAAAACACATCTATCTCAATGATTTTTGTGAAATTGTTCGCCAACAAAGTTTCGCCAATTTGGTCGGCTTGCGCCCCTTGGAAATGGGCTTTCAGGCAGCCTGA
- the pyrH gene encoding UMP kinase — translation MSELKYKRVLLKLSGESLMGSDPFGINRETIMQTVRQVKEVSDLGVEVAIVVGGGNIFRGVSAQAGSMDRATADYMGMLATVMNALALKEALESIGAKARVQSALSMQQIAETYARPKAIQYLEEGKIVIFAAGTGNPFFTTDTAAALRGAEMCCDVMLKATNVDGIYTADPKKDPSATRYQSVTFDEAIEKNLKVMDATAFTLCRERDMNIVVFGIQKQDALKNVVLGKDEGTLVHN, via the coding sequence ATGAGTGAATTGAAATACAAACGCGTATTATTGAAATTATCGGGCGAATCGCTGATGGGCAGCGACCCATTTGGCATCAACCGCGAAACCATCATGCAAACCGTACGCCAAGTCAAAGAAGTATCCGATTTGGGCGTGGAAGTGGCGATTGTGGTGGGTGGCGGCAACATTTTCCGTGGCGTATCCGCCCAAGCAGGCAGCATGGACAGAGCCACAGCCGACTACATGGGCATGCTCGCCACCGTCATGAACGCCTTGGCATTGAAAGAAGCCTTGGAAAGCATTGGCGCAAAAGCGCGTGTGCAATCGGCATTGAGCATGCAGCAAATTGCCGAAACCTATGCCCGCCCCAAAGCCATTCAATATTTGGAAGAAGGCAAAATCGTGATTTTTGCCGCAGGCACAGGCAATCCCTTTTTCACCACCGACACCGCAGCCGCCTTGCGTGGTGCAGAAATGTGTTGCGATGTGATGCTCAAAGCCACCAATGTGGACGGCATTTACACCGCCGACCCCAAAAAAGACCCATCAGCCACCCGTTATCAAAGCGTAACCTTTGATGAAGCGATTGAAAAAAATCTGAAAGTGATGGACGCAACCGCCTTTACCTTGTGCCGCGAACGCGATATGAACATCGTGGTGTTTGGCATTCAAAAACAAGACGCGCTGAAAAACGTGGTTTTGGGCAAAGACGAAGGCACTTTGGTTCACAATTAA
- the ribA gene encoding GTP cyclohydrolase II: MTNNPIQHITSCRLPTEYGVFQMHGFVDTRTNQEHTALVMGDISGNAPVLSRVHSECLTGDALFSQKCDCGPQLQAAMQAVQAEGRGVIVYLRQEGRGIGLINKIRAYRLQDEGMDTVEANLALGLPVDARDFTIAKHIYDHLGVSSIKLLTNNPEKIQTLRDCGINIAERMPLKVGLNPENEGYLNTKADKLNHLLKD; the protein is encoded by the coding sequence ATGACAAACAACCCCATTCAACACATCACATCATGCCGCCTGCCCACCGAATACGGCGTATTCCAAATGCACGGATTTGTGGACACGCGCACCAATCAAGAACACACCGCCTTGGTCATGGGCGACATTTCAGGCAACGCGCCCGTACTCTCGCGCGTACACAGCGAATGTTTGACAGGCGATGCCCTGTTTTCACAAAAATGCGATTGCGGTCCCCAACTGCAAGCCGCCATGCAAGCCGTACAAGCCGAAGGACGCGGCGTGATTGTTTATTTGCGCCAAGAGGGACGCGGCATCGGTTTGATTAACAAAATCCGCGCCTATCGCCTGCAAGACGAAGGCATGGACACGGTTGAAGCCAACTTGGCTTTGGGTTTGCCTGTGGACGCGCGTGATTTCACCATCGCCAAACACATTTACGACCATTTGGGCGTGAGCAGCATCAAACTGCTGACCAACAACCCCGAAAAAATCCAAACCCTGCGCGATTGCGGCATCAATATTGCCGAACGCATGCCCCTCAAAGTCGGCTTAAATCCCGAAAACGAAGGCTATTTGAACACCAAAGCCGATAAACTCAACCATTTATTGAAAGACTGA
- a CDS encoding bacterioferritin-associated ferredoxin gives MFVCICNAITDHQIKETVAAGAHSLSDLKNQLGVATCCGCCAELATSFLNAHHIGQSNLVSPMPTEH, from the coding sequence ATGTTTGTGTGCATTTGCAATGCGATTACCGACCATCAAATCAAAGAAACGGTGGCAGCAGGGGCGCATTCTTTAAGCGATTTGAAAAATCAATTAGGGGTCGCCACTTGCTGTGGTTGCTGTGCGGAATTGGCAACTTCGTTTTTGAATGCACATCATATTGGGCAAAGCAATCTGGTTTCGCCCATGCCAACAGAACATTAA
- the ubiE gene encoding bifunctional demethylmenaquinone methyltransferase/2-methoxy-6-polyprenyl-1,4-benzoquinol methylase UbiE, protein MSEQDKQTHFGFQTVNESEKAHKVAQVFHSVAKNYDIMNDVMSGGLHRVWKHFTINTARVPKGGKVLDIAGGTGDLSRGWAKRVGKDGEVWLTDINSSMLSVGRDRLLNEGMILPVAVCDAEKLPFPDNYFDLVSVSFGLRNMTHKDVALREMHRVLKVGGTLLVLEFSKVYEPLAPIYDAYSFKLLPLMGKLIAKDADSYQYLAESIRMHPDQETLKQMMLDAGFDQVDYHNLTAGVVALHKGLKL, encoded by the coding sequence ATGTCCGAACAAGACAAACAAACCCATTTTGGTTTCCAAACCGTAAACGAAAGCGAAAAAGCCCACAAAGTCGCCCAAGTCTTTCATTCAGTTGCCAAAAATTATGACATCATGAACGATGTGATGTCGGGTGGTTTACACCGCGTGTGGAAACACTTCACCATCAACACCGCGCGCGTTCCCAAAGGCGGCAAGGTGCTGGACATTGCAGGTGGCACAGGCGATTTGTCGCGCGGCTGGGCAAAGCGCGTGGGCAAAGACGGCGAAGTGTGGCTGACCGACATCAATTCCTCCATGCTCAGCGTGGGGCGCGACCGCTTACTCAACGAAGGCATGATTTTGCCCGTTGCCGTGTGCGATGCGGAAAAATTGCCCTTTCCAGACAATTACTTTGATTTGGTTTCTGTGTCATTTGGTTTACGCAATATGACCCACAAAGATGTGGCATTGCGCGAAATGCACCGCGTGTTGAAAGTGGGCGGTACACTTTTGGTGTTGGAATTTTCCAAAGTTTATGAACCGCTTGCGCCCATTTATGATGCTTATTCATTTAAATTGCTGCCGCTTATGGGCAAGCTGATTGCCAAAGATGCCGATAGTTATCAATATCTTGCCGAATCAATCCGCATGCACCCCGACCAAGAAACACTCAAACAAATGATGTTGGACGCGGGTTTTGACCAAGTGGATTACCACAATTTGACCGCAGGCGTGGTGGCTTTGCACAAAGGTTTGAAATTGTGA
- a CDS encoding Maf family protein has translation MNNILLASNSPRRREILTQLGYTVSVQAAEIDETPYPNETAHDYVLRMAIEKNQAAQQQFPPQNLPLMSADTTVALHNLILGKPESPQHAHQMLRQLSGSTHQVLTAVCVSLAGQMRHVVQENHVVFRDLSDDEITRYIATGEPLDKAGAYGIQGVGGVFVAHLSGSFTGVMGLPVCETMALLQQLGWQTPPFQAA, from the coding sequence ATGAACAACATTCTTTTGGCATCAAACAGCCCACGCCGCCGCGAAATTTTGACCCAACTGGGCTACACGGTGTCGGTGCAAGCCGCCGAAATTGACGAAACGCCCTATCCCAACGAAACCGCCCACGATTATGTTTTGCGTATGGCGATAGAAAAAAATCAGGCAGCCCAACAACAATTTCCCCCACAAAATCTGCCCCTAATGAGTGCCGATACCACGGTTGCACTCCACAATCTGATTCTGGGCAAACCCGAATCGCCACAACACGCCCACCAAATGTTGCGCCAACTTTCAGGCAGCACCCATCAAGTTTTGACGGCAGTTTGCGTGTCGTTGGCGGGGCAAATGCGCCATGTGGTGCAAGAAAATCATGTGGTTTTCCGCGATTTGAGCGATGACGAAATCACGCGCTACATCGCCACAGGCGAGCCTTTGGATAAGGCAGGCGCATATGGCATTCAAGGCGTGGGCGGTGTGTTTGTGGCGCACCTTTCAGGCAGCTTTACGGGCGTGATGGGTTTGCCCGTTTGCGAGACCATGGCTTTGTTGCAACAATTAGGCTGGCAAACGCCACCGTTTCAGGCAGCCTGA
- a CDS encoding gamma-butyrobetaine hydroxylase-like domain-containing protein: protein MNAPQEIRLQPQRDILVLVYENQTFELSAEYLRVYSPSAQVRGHGTGNAILQTGKRHVKITDLDTVGNYALKISFSDGHDSGLYSWDYLCDLAQNHAAHWQDYLHRLHHANASRDIQPA, encoded by the coding sequence ATGAATGCCCCACAAGAAATCCGCTTACAACCCCAACGCGATATTTTAGTTTTGGTTTACGAAAATCAAACATTTGAATTATCAGCAGAATATTTGCGCGTGTATTCGCCCAGCGCACAAGTACGCGGACACGGCACAGGCAACGCCATTTTGCAAACAGGCAAACGCCACGTCAAAATCACCGATTTAGACACGGTGGGCAACTATGCGCTCAAAATCAGCTTTTCCGATGGACACGATAGCGGCTTATATTCATGGGATTATTTATGCGATTTGGCGCAAAACCACGCCGCCCATTGGCAAGATTATTTACATCGCCTCCACCATGCCAACGCCAGCCGCGACATTCAGCCAGCCTGA
- a CDS encoding IS630 transposase-related protein has translation MAYSQDLRKQILKSVASGMTIRQASAFYGISTHTINQWKRNGIERKKRQFKPLKVNHEALLKDVENYPDAFQYERAKRLGVTASAICYALKQLKISVKKRRANTQNKNQNSEISTI, from the coding sequence ATGGCTTACTCCCAAGACTTACGTAAACAAATCCTAAAAAGCGTTGCAAGCGGCATGACGATACGTCAAGCCTCCGCATTTTATGGCATCAGTACACATACCATTAACCAATGGAAACGAAATGGGATTGAAAGAAAAAAACGTCAATTCAAACCATTAAAAGTTAATCATGAAGCATTATTAAAAGATGTTGAAAACTACCCTGATGCCTTCCAATACGAACGTGCCAAGCGTTTGGGTGTTACCGCAAGTGCAATTTGTTACGCACTCAAACAGCTCAAAATTTCAGTTAAAAAAAGACGTGCCAACACCCAAAACAAGAACCAGAACAGCGAAATCAGTACCATTTAA
- the dusA gene encoding tRNA dihydrouridine(20/20a) synthase DusA, with protein sequence MSKTLFPRTLSIAPMLDWTDRHYRHMARQITRHTWLYTEMIHAGAVVHGDPQRFLAKHECENPVALQLGGSDPELLAKAAKIATQFDYDEINLNCGCPSPRVQKGAFGACLMGDVDLVAGCLNAMQNAAPDCEITVKHRIGIDKQSEYQVVADFVGTLREKTACRTFIVHARNAWLDGLSPKENREIPPLKYDFVYQLKRDFADLNIIINGGIKTNDEIAQHLQHVDGVMVGREAYHNPMLMRDWDRQFYGDTLPEIRLDELVARLHTYASQQIQLNQGTTLRHMARHYLGLTHGLQGAKIWRRMLSDADLLKTNRADLILQAWQQVQNDIQTA encoded by the coding sequence ATGAGCAAAACCCTTTTTCCGCGCACCTTATCCATCGCACCGATGTTGGATTGGACAGACCGACATTATCGCCACATGGCACGACAAATCACGCGCCACACTTGGCTCTACACCGAAATGATACACGCGGGCGCAGTTGTGCATGGCGACCCGCAACGTTTTTTGGCAAAACACGAATGTGAAAACCCTGTGGCTTTGCAACTGGGCGGCAGCGACCCCGAACTTTTGGCAAAAGCCGCAAAAATCGCTACGCAATTTGATTATGATGAAATCAATTTGAATTGTGGTTGTCCCAGTCCGCGTGTGCAAAAGGGGGCGTTTGGGGCGTGTTTGATGGGCGATGTGGATTTGGTTGCAGGCTGCCTGAACGCCATGCAAAATGCCGCGCCCGATTGCGAAATCACGGTCAAACACCGCATTGGCATTGATAAACAATCGGAATATCAAGTGGTTGCCGATTTTGTTGGCACTTTGCGCGAAAAAACGGCTTGTCGCACCTTTATCGTTCACGCGCGAAATGCGTGGCTGGACGGTTTGTCGCCCAAGGAAAACCGTGAAATTCCGCCTTTGAAATACGATTTTGTGTATCAATTAAAACGCGATTTTGCCGATTTGAACATCATCATCAATGGCGGCATCAAAACCAACGATGAAATTGCCCAACATTTACAACACGTTGATGGCGTAATGGTTGGGCGCGAAGCCTATCACAACCCCATGCTCATGCGCGATTGGGACAGGCAGTTTTATGGCGACACGCTGCCTGAAATCCGCCTTGATGAGTTGGTTGCGCGACTTCACACCTATGCCAGCCAACAAATCCAACTCAATCAAGGTACCACCTTGCGACACATGGCGCGGCATTATTTGGGCTTAACGCACGGTTTGCAGGGCGCAAAAATCTGGCGCAGAATGCTTTCCGATGCCGATTTGCTCAAAACCAATCGCGCCGATTTGATTTTGCAAGCGTGGCAGCAGGTGCAAAATGACATTCAGACTGCCTGA
- a CDS encoding transposase: MKVVLHTKGYALIGRRCYATYDWQIRKQTNAIGALLNGRLFTVALFHHTINRAVFIQWLKEDLIPKLNKKSVLIMDNARFHVGEEIRQLVAQSGHKLLY; the protein is encoded by the coding sequence ATGAAAGTGGTTTTGCACACAAAAGGCTATGCCCTGATTGGGCGGCGTTGTTATGCGACTTACGATTGGCAAATACGTAAACAAACCAATGCAATAGGTGCATTGTTAAATGGGCGTTTGTTTACAGTTGCTTTGTTTCATCATACGATTAATCGTGCGGTTTTTATTCAATGGTTAAAAGAAGATTTAATACCAAAATTGAATAAAAAGAGTGTGTTGATTATGGATAATGCTCGCTTTCATGTCGGTGAAGAGATTCGTCAATTGGTGGCACAAAGTGGGCATAAGCTGCTGTATTGA
- a CDS encoding DUF4261 domain-containing protein, whose translation MIWHIEIVWVQAPTLPCYIISSGLVLKDGETIGFSAEQKWQISHSKSVYAPSEFSLKIDIQ comes from the coding sequence ATGATTTGGCATATTGAAATTGTGTGGGTGCAAGCACCCACCCTACCTTGCTACATCATCAGTTCAGGTTTGGTCTTGAAAGATGGGGAAACCATTGGATTTAGTGCAGAGCAGAAATGGCAAATTAGCCACTCAAAAAGCGTGTATGCACCAAGTGAGTTTTCATTAAAGATTGATATTCAATAA
- a CDS encoding DUF1304 domain-containing protein: MLLALATLFALAAAIVHGYIFYLEVVAFGTQAFRKTFHTQPEHEPFLRAPFNNLGVYNLALAVFTILGVAFRLSAHSPYGQGFALGLMMCALGTMAVAGAYLFVTAADKRVPALVQMVPAILGLICLGFA; this comes from the coding sequence ATGCTGTTGGCGTTGGCGACTTTATTTGCATTGGCGGCGGCGATTGTGCATGGCTACATTTTCTATTTGGAAGTGGTGGCGTTTGGCACGCAAGCCTTTCGCAAAACCTTCCACACCCAGCCTGAACACGAACCCTTTTTACGCGCCCCCTTCAACAATTTGGGCGTGTACAATTTGGCATTGGCGGTGTTTACCATATTGGGTGTGGCGTTTCGTTTGAGCGCACATTCGCCTTATGGACAAGGATTTGCCTTGGGTTTGATGATGTGTGCATTGGGTACCATGGCGGTGGCAGGCGCGTATTTGTTCGTTACCGCCGCCGACAAGCGCGTTCCCGCCTTGGTGCAAATGGTGCCAGCGATTTTGGGCTTGATTTGTTTGGGATTTGCCTGA
- a CDS encoding rhomboid family intramembrane serine protease → MNNLNELIPILLIAITCATTAWGLNNTLIFQRYQFKIGEIRYNKQYRRLITSAFLHADWLHLFFNMFTLYFFSRVIVYVYGVWLFLLLYFGAVLAGSLFSLWLYKNRPSYTAIGASGGVSGVLFAAIAIAPLQTIYLYFIPVTAWIFATLYFAYSATMMLKPRQWDNTGHAAHLGGAVCGMAFVAILTPMLIAANALFIGIMSLPLLYLAYEILINKRGR, encoded by the coding sequence ATGAATAATTTGAATGAACTTATCCCCATTTTGTTAATCGCCATCACCTGCGCCACCACCGCATGGGGATTGAACAACACCTTGATTTTTCAACGCTACCAATTCAAAATTGGCGAAATCCGCTACAACAAACAATACCGCCGACTCATCACATCAGCCTTTTTGCATGCCGATTGGCTGCACCTGTTTTTCAATATGTTCACGCTGTATTTTTTCTCGCGTGTGATTGTGTATGTTTATGGTGTGTGGTTGTTTTTGTTGCTGTATTTTGGTGCGGTGCTGGCAGGCAGTCTGTTTTCATTGTGGCTTTACAAAAATCGCCCCAGCTACACCGCGATTGGCGCATCGGGTGGCGTATCGGGTGTGTTGTTTGCCGCCATTGCCATTGCGCCTTTGCAAACCATTTACCTGTATTTCATACCCGTAACCGCTTGGATTTTCGCCACTTTATATTTTGCCTATTCCGCAACCATGATGCTCAAACCACGCCAATGGGACAACACAGGTCATGCCGCCCATTTGGGGGGCGCGGTGTGCGGCATGGCGTTTGTGGCGATTTTAACGCCCATGTTGATTGCGGCTAACGCATTGTTTATTGGCATCATGTCGCTGCCTTTGTTGTATTTGGCGTATGAAATTTTGATTAACAAGCGTGGGCGTTGA